From Pristiophorus japonicus isolate sPriJap1 chromosome 1, sPriJap1.hap1, whole genome shotgun sequence, a single genomic window includes:
- the LOC139227127 gene encoding cortexin-3, with product MRTRKFCDYSLQLSWTMDGEAFTSTLLPVGGAVHEGVTLEQKTTFAFVIFLFIFLGILIVRCFKILLDPYRSMPTSTWADGLDGLEKGQFDYALA from the coding sequence ATGAGGACGAGAAAATTCTGTGATTATTCACTTCAACTCTCCTGGACTATGGACGGTGAAGCGTTCACTTCCACGCTGCTACCGGTAGGAGGCGCAGTCCACGAGGGAGTGACTCTGGAGCAGAAAACCACTTTCGCTTTTGTCATCTTTCTCTTTATCTTCTTGGGAATCCTCATCGTAAGGTGCTTCAAGATCCTCCTGGATCCGTACAGGAGCATGCCCACGTCAACATGGGCAGACGGGCTGGACGGATTGGAGAAAGGACAGTTCGACTATGCATTGGCCTGA